One genomic region from Erythrobacter mangrovi encodes:
- a CDS encoding tetratricopeptide repeat protein, which translates to MLEVRKILVVATMAAAVAGCQSSPWHGRFMAKANASPSLRGSETGAQQLEEGRQYLREGNLSRAVASFQLARLDSDSAAEANNGLAVVYAKLGRPDLAERYFRTAILLKPDDTRYVANLLRLQGRVLMARQRTATARLASATAAPVARPSAASVRVHRVSAGEFRIQTAEPERAPTMKIEYRQAAVVQPIPAEEASAPSLPEIELASAHSSRPFEVVFAPWLQK; encoded by the coding sequence ATGCTTGAAGTCAGGAAAATCTTGGTAGTAGCCACGATGGCTGCGGCCGTCGCAGGGTGTCAGTCTTCGCCTTGGCATGGGCGTTTCATGGCCAAAGCGAACGCTTCACCGTCGCTTCGCGGAAGTGAAACCGGTGCCCAGCAATTGGAAGAAGGCCGGCAATATCTGAGGGAGGGCAACCTCTCGCGCGCCGTCGCTTCCTTCCAGCTGGCGCGATTGGATAGCGATAGCGCGGCCGAAGCCAACAATGGCCTTGCGGTCGTCTATGCCAAGCTTGGTCGTCCGGACCTTGCCGAACGCTATTTCCGGACGGCGATCCTGCTGAAGCCGGACGACACGCGGTACGTCGCAAATTTGTTGCGACTGCAAGGCCGGGTCCTGATGGCCAGGCAGAGAACCGCGACCGCCCGGCTCGCGTCGGCGACCGCCGCACCCGTTGCCAGGCCTTCGGCGGCGTCCGTTCGTGTGCATCGAGTCTCGGCCGGTGAGTTCCGTATCCAGACTGCCGAACCGGAGCGGGCACCCACGATGAAAATCGAGTATCGGCAGGCTGCCGTAGTTCAGCCCATTCCCGCTGAGGAGGCTTCGGCGCCTTCCCTGCCCGAGATCGAGTTGGCAAGCGCCCATTCATCGCGTCCGTTCGAGGTAGTGTTCGCGCCGTGGCTGCAGAAATAG
- a CDS encoding DUF5801 repeats-in-toxin domain-containing protein, with the protein MMDYTGRGISEDGQENHEDLSSELGQAPIVAMVQAGLGAQQTQIVGPDNVVRLPAGVSLDAIAVDGRDLIITLEDGSVIRIPDGAIIVPQFEVDGVSVPPQNIAALLTGNEPEPAAGSVQSSGGNFAGDVGDIQAAYGLGDLLPYTELAFPEFPDEEIIPDIVNEPPVIVIVTPDNPAGAIAAIASVDEAGLPARTVDGIAESAGTASETDVETTTGTIVFDAPDGAAAVLINDVAITAIGQTFVSPFGTLTITSIDLAGGEIGFSYTLADNLLGETVDGFFTMTIVDTDGDRASATLQIEVINDEPIARNDSAAQDSESAPVTVDVFANDTPGADGVALSTIQFVDGTLSGTGTLVNNGDGTFTYTPGPGEEGQVTFDYTITDGDTDTARATATITLVPDTVPTGGTVTATVDDDGLVGGNPNSTTGDLDANAGDDPADTSEASFTGTLTFDVGVDAPAAVAFDPALNGATATIGTEQVTYSLAGNVLTATGPRGVLFTVELTDPVTGEYQVTLVDNVLHAGGPNDEAIDATTAIGFIVTDSDGDSVATTLNIVFDDDAPTAFDNVAGVEEGGTVGGNLLSDGTDDVPGADGFAGIIGLTSTNTESETSTVVDGNLVLQGQYGTLTVNATTGVYSYVSTPNSTNADATDTFTYTIVDGDGDTSTATLTVGIDNVAGNVSDNDALVNEAGLPAGSDSASNSEIASGQITVSDAVGPFVYTLTGSGDGTYGTLVLNEDTGAYTYTLDTPFTDGDTSENSRNVVNGADSFGYEVHDTAGNLIGSGTINVSIVDDIPDAVDELARSIVEGNAVGLSGNLIDNDVEGADGATVTSVNIGGTDYPVAAAGTTLVTTANGSYTFDALGNWTFVPVAGLDQTNGPIDASFTYTLTDGDDDFDTATQPITITDGPGPFPGTPINLTVDDENLADGSDPATPVTDAASIVFTEGSDPIVSIIFDDSLTALDNLGGGLTWERVSDTQIVGRSGADTIVTLDLSVVGTTATVTVTLNDNYALHPNLGDDLAALGSVLVVATDLDGDTASSSVTVSVSDDLPTLSTSAPESGALEVDETDFATDATADFSGLFTPDYNADGPGSVSGYTLGIAAGSTGLVDTLSGQAVVLTLESGAVVGRTETGGDIVFVLTVDANGTVTLDQQRAVVHADAGDPDDPTGLSNPDLITLSATVTDGDGDTASATVSIGNALTFRDDAPAAGTNADVQLDDETQAGGIAGGIGDVDPDTANTSGMLAHDFGNDGGSIAFLTSGAPSGFQYVASGDDILVQQMQGGSWVTVVTVTLNPATGAYSVTQNANVLHADGGDENDTSFTLTYRVTDGDNDTADGTLTINVDDDTPTANAGVELTGSVDEDALPGGIEGGPGDIGVVGLTTGGSVATLFNSGADSPLTYAFQSGRINVAEHVERLRLSDASDPP; encoded by the coding sequence ATGATGGACTACACTGGTCGCGGCATCTCGGAAGATGGCCAGGAGAATCACGAGGATTTGTCCAGCGAGCTGGGCCAAGCCCCGATTGTCGCAATGGTCCAGGCGGGCCTTGGTGCGCAGCAAACCCAGATCGTCGGGCCGGACAATGTCGTGCGTTTGCCGGCAGGTGTGTCGCTAGACGCCATTGCCGTTGATGGTCGCGATCTGATCATCACGCTCGAGGATGGCTCGGTCATTCGCATCCCCGATGGCGCAATCATCGTCCCGCAGTTCGAAGTCGATGGGGTCAGCGTCCCCCCGCAGAATATCGCTGCGCTACTGACGGGGAATGAACCCGAACCGGCCGCCGGCAGCGTGCAGAGTTCGGGTGGCAATTTCGCCGGCGATGTAGGCGACATTCAGGCCGCCTACGGGCTTGGCGATCTCCTCCCTTACACCGAGCTCGCCTTTCCCGAGTTTCCCGACGAAGAGATCATTCCGGACATCGTCAACGAACCGCCGGTGATTGTGATCGTTACGCCGGACAATCCGGCCGGTGCGATCGCCGCAATCGCGTCGGTCGATGAGGCGGGGCTTCCCGCGCGTACGGTCGACGGTATTGCCGAATCTGCTGGTACGGCTTCGGAAACCGATGTCGAGACAACGACCGGCACGATCGTGTTCGACGCGCCCGATGGCGCCGCTGCGGTGCTGATCAACGATGTTGCGATCACCGCCATCGGCCAGACCTTCGTCTCCCCCTTCGGCACGCTGACGATCACCAGCATTGACCTTGCCGGCGGAGAGATCGGCTTCAGCTACACGCTCGCCGACAACCTGCTGGGCGAAACGGTCGATGGCTTCTTCACCATGACCATCGTCGACACCGACGGTGATCGGGCGTCGGCGACGCTCCAGATCGAAGTCATCAACGACGAGCCTATTGCGCGCAACGATTCCGCTGCTCAGGACTCGGAATCTGCCCCCGTCACTGTCGATGTCTTCGCCAATGACACACCGGGCGCAGATGGCGTTGCCCTTTCGACGATCCAGTTCGTCGACGGTACGCTGAGCGGCACGGGTACCCTCGTCAACAATGGCGACGGGACCTTCACCTACACGCCCGGACCGGGCGAAGAAGGCCAGGTCACCTTCGATTACACCATCACCGATGGCGATACCGACACTGCCCGCGCGACCGCCACGATCACTCTCGTCCCCGATACGGTTCCGACCGGCGGCACGGTGACGGCCACGGTTGATGACGATGGCCTGGTAGGCGGCAATCCCAATTCGACCACCGGCGACCTCGACGCAAATGCCGGCGATGATCCGGCAGACACCAGCGAGGCCAGCTTCACCGGCACGCTGACCTTCGATGTGGGTGTTGATGCGCCCGCGGCGGTGGCCTTCGATCCGGCGCTCAATGGTGCCACGGCAACCATCGGTACTGAGCAGGTAACCTACTCGCTTGCGGGCAATGTGCTGACGGCCACCGGGCCGCGCGGCGTCCTGTTCACGGTCGAGCTGACCGACCCGGTCACTGGCGAGTACCAGGTTACTCTGGTCGATAACGTCCTCCACGCCGGCGGCCCGAATGACGAGGCGATCGACGCCACGACCGCGATCGGCTTCATCGTAACCGACAGCGATGGCGATAGCGTCGCGACCACTCTCAATATCGTGTTTGACGACGATGCCCCCACGGCCTTCGACAATGTCGCAGGCGTCGAGGAAGGTGGCACGGTTGGCGGCAATTTGCTGTCTGATGGCACGGACGACGTTCCCGGTGCCGACGGCTTTGCCGGCATCATCGGCCTCACCAGCACCAATACCGAAAGTGAGACCAGCACCGTCGTCGATGGCAATCTGGTGCTCCAGGGCCAGTACGGCACGCTGACCGTGAACGCCACCACCGGCGTCTACAGCTATGTTTCGACACCCAACTCGACCAATGCCGACGCGACCGACACCTTCACCTACACGATCGTCGATGGCGATGGTGATACGTCGACCGCGACCCTGACGGTCGGCATCGATAACGTGGCCGGTAACGTCAGTGACAATGACGCGCTGGTCAACGAAGCGGGCCTGCCCGCGGGTAGCGACTCGGCCAGCAACAGCGAAATCGCCAGCGGCCAGATCACCGTGTCGGATGCCGTCGGACCTTTCGTCTACACCCTCACCGGCTCGGGCGACGGCACCTATGGGACCCTGGTCCTGAACGAAGATACCGGTGCCTACACCTATACGCTCGATACCCCGTTCACGGACGGCGATACGAGCGAGAATTCGCGCAATGTCGTGAATGGCGCGGATAGCTTCGGCTATGAAGTCCATGACACCGCGGGCAATCTGATCGGCTCCGGCACAATCAACGTCAGCATCGTCGACGACATCCCCGATGCAGTGGACGAACTTGCCCGGTCCATTGTCGAAGGCAATGCAGTGGGTCTCTCGGGCAACCTGATCGACAACGACGTCGAAGGCGCCGATGGGGCAACCGTCACCTCGGTCAATATCGGCGGGACGGATTATCCGGTCGCTGCGGCCGGGACCACTTTGGTCACGACCGCCAATGGCAGCTACACCTTCGATGCGCTTGGTAACTGGACCTTCGTCCCCGTCGCCGGGCTCGATCAGACCAACGGCCCGATCGATGCGTCCTTCACCTATACGCTGACCGACGGCGACGATGATTTCGATACGGCGACGCAGCCGATCACCATCACCGATGGGCCAGGGCCTTTCCCCGGTACTCCGATCAATCTGACCGTCGACGACGAGAACCTCGCCGACGGTTCGGATCCGGCGACGCCGGTCACCGATGCCGCGTCGATCGTCTTCACCGAAGGGTCCGATCCGATCGTCTCGATCATTTTCGACGATAGCCTGACGGCGCTCGACAATCTTGGCGGTGGCCTGACCTGGGAGCGTGTTTCGGACACGCAGATCGTCGGCCGTAGCGGCGCCGATACGATCGTTACGCTCGATCTTTCGGTTGTCGGCACCACCGCGACCGTCACCGTCACCCTGAACGACAATTACGCGCTCCACCCCAACCTCGGCGATGATCTCGCCGCGCTGGGTTCGGTGCTCGTCGTCGCGACCGACCTTGATGGCGACACGGCTTCGTCTTCGGTTACCGTCAGCGTTTCCGATGACCTTCCGACGCTTTCGACTTCGGCGCCGGAGAGCGGTGCGCTCGAAGTGGATGAAACCGATTTTGCCACGGATGCGACGGCCGATTTCTCTGGCCTGTTCACGCCGGACTACAATGCCGACGGACCAGGCAGCGTCTCGGGCTATACGCTCGGTATCGCTGCCGGCTCGACCGGGCTGGTCGATACGCTGTCGGGCCAGGCCGTGGTGCTTACGCTCGAAAGCGGCGCCGTGGTCGGCCGGACCGAAACCGGGGGCGATATCGTCTTCGTCCTGACTGTCGACGCCAACGGCACGGTTACGCTCGATCAGCAGCGCGCCGTGGTCCATGCCGACGCGGGCGATCCTGACGATCCGACCGGTCTTTCCAACCCTGATCTCATCACCCTGTCGGCCACTGTGACCGACGGTGATGGCGACACGGCGAGCGCGACAGTCTCGATCGGCAATGCGCTAACCTTCCGTGACGATGCGCCTGCGGCCGGCACGAACGCCGACGTCCAGCTGGACGATGAGACGCAGGCTGGCGGGATCGCCGGGGGTATCGGCGATGTCGATCCGGATACCGCGAATACCAGCGGTATGCTGGCCCATGATTTCGGCAATGACGGCGGCTCGATTGCCTTCCTGACCAGCGGGGCGCCTTCTGGCTTCCAGTACGTCGCCAGCGGGGACGATATCCTTGTCCAGCAGATGCAAGGCGGCAGCTGGGTTACGGTGGTGACCGTTACGCTCAATCCCGCGACAGGCGCCTACTCGGTAACGCAGAACGCCAATGTGCTGCATGCTGACGGCGGTGATGAGAACGATACCTCGTTCACCCTCACCTATCGCGTGACCGATGGCGACAATGATACGGCCGACGGTACGCTGACGATCAACGTCGACGACGATACGCCGACCGCGAACGCGGGTGTCGAGCTGACCGGATCGGTTGACGAGGATGCGCTTCCGGGCGGCATCGAAGGCGGCCCCGGCGACATCGGCGTGGTTGGCCTGACGACGGGTGGCAGCGTTGCGACGCTGTTCAACTCGGGTGCGGACAGCCCGCTGACCTATGCGTTCCAGTCGGGAAGGATCAACGTCGCAGAACACGTGGAGCGACTGAGGTTATCCGATGCGTCTGACCCGCCGTAA
- a CDS encoding A24 family peptidase produces the protein MAAEIALALAVAIGLTGAVWDVRTRRIPNLLVLPLAVAAVGATVLGADWSVLGSTALHAAIALVVGMLLFAGRLIGAGDAKFYAAAALAIPLDRALPMLGWVALSGLALVALMTIWYRGLKITRNGERQSWTLPYAVPIFCGFLAESWPRLEVVF, from the coding sequence GTGGCTGCAGAAATAGCGCTGGCCCTTGCGGTCGCTATTGGGCTGACGGGCGCGGTTTGGGATGTCCGAACCCGCCGCATCCCCAATCTCCTGGTGCTCCCCCTGGCGGTCGCGGCGGTAGGCGCGACTGTCCTGGGGGCCGATTGGTCGGTGCTCGGCTCAACCGCGCTGCACGCGGCAATCGCCTTGGTCGTTGGAATGCTGCTCTTTGCGGGCCGGCTGATTGGGGCCGGGGACGCGAAGTTCTACGCTGCGGCAGCGCTTGCAATTCCGTTGGATCGGGCACTGCCGATGCTGGGCTGGGTGGCCCTGAGCGGCCTTGCCTTGGTTGCGCTCATGACGATTTGGTATCGCGGACTCAAGATAACCCGAAACGGCGAAAGGCAGAGCTGGACGTTGCCCTATGCCGTCCCGATTTTCTGCGGATTTCTGGCCGAGTCGTGGCCAAGACTCGAGGTCGTTTTTTAG
- a CDS encoding CpaF family protein gives MLERLSREQIEEEIGDIVLGLLIEEDAALNAAERQRLVGEVLDELLGLGPLEPLLADDTITDILVNGHKDVFVERFGLLERVSTRFQDERHLLRIIQKIVSAVGRRVDESSPFVDARLADGSRVNAIVAPLALDGSLLSIRKFAKKRIGMEKLIELGSIPAAVAEVLSAIVRSRRNVLISGGTGSGKTTLLNALSSYIDGRERIVTIEDSAELQLQQEHVARLETRPPNIEGKGEVTQRDLVKNALRMRPDRIIVGEVRAGEAFDMLQAMNTGHDGSMTTVHANTPRDSLARVEQMIGMSGVEISPTSARAQIASAVNVVIQIGRQADGRRRLLSLSELVGMEGQTISMQEIFRFKMEGRGENGEVLGRHEATGIRPKFLDSAAEHGIALSPDLFRPNLDLGRI, from the coding sequence ATGCTCGAGCGCCTCTCGCGCGAGCAGATCGAGGAGGAGATCGGGGACATTGTACTGGGTCTGCTGATCGAGGAGGATGCGGCGCTCAACGCGGCCGAGCGCCAGCGCCTGGTCGGCGAAGTGCTCGATGAACTGCTTGGGCTCGGGCCACTCGAACCACTGCTGGCGGACGATACGATCACCGATATCCTGGTGAACGGGCACAAGGACGTATTCGTCGAGCGCTTCGGCCTGCTCGAACGCGTATCGACCCGCTTCCAGGACGAGCGCCACCTGCTCCGCATCATCCAGAAGATCGTGAGTGCGGTTGGACGGCGCGTGGACGAATCTTCGCCGTTCGTCGATGCCCGCCTCGCCGATGGCTCGCGCGTCAACGCGATCGTTGCCCCGCTGGCGCTCGATGGTTCGCTCCTTTCGATCCGCAAATTCGCCAAGAAGCGCATCGGGATGGAAAAGCTCATCGAGCTCGGCAGCATCCCCGCTGCGGTGGCCGAGGTTCTTTCGGCCATCGTCCGATCGCGCCGCAATGTCCTGATTTCGGGCGGTACGGGCTCGGGCAAGACGACGCTGCTCAACGCACTGTCTTCCTATATCGACGGGCGCGAACGCATCGTGACGATCGAAGACTCGGCCGAATTGCAGCTGCAACAGGAGCATGTCGCACGCCTGGAGACGCGGCCGCCGAATATCGAAGGCAAGGGCGAAGTCACTCAGCGAGACCTGGTGAAGAACGCCCTGCGTATGCGGCCCGACCGGATCATCGTGGGCGAAGTTCGTGCCGGTGAAGCATTCGACATGCTGCAGGCTATGAATACCGGTCACGACGGCTCCATGACCACCGTCCACGCCAACACGCCCCGTGACTCGCTGGCTCGTGTCGAGCAGATGATCGGGATGAGCGGGGTCGAAATCTCGCCAACCTCGGCGCGCGCTCAGATCGCTTCCGCAGTCAACGTCGTCATTCAGATCGGTCGGCAGGCCGACGGGCGCCGCCGCTTGCTGAGCCTTTCCGAACTGGTCGGAATGGAAGGCCAGACGATCTCGATGCAGGAAATCTTCCGCTTCAAGATGGAAGGGCGCGGCGAGAACGGAGAGGTGTTGGGACGCCACGAAGCGACCGGCATCAGGCCCAAGTTCCTCGACAGCGCGGCAGAGCACGGCATCGCCCTGTCTCCCGACCTGTTCCGTCCCAATCTCGATTTGGGGAGGATCTGA
- a CDS encoding type II secretion system F family protein, protein MLNFLVTNQLARLSLLALVFALVIFAVISVGRISARRIETRQNIQQIAGGGIKRRDTLQDKRSSAWADLADRLERAGLNLSDTQGDVLRDKLLAAGYTSPAAPKIFTLARLVLIFALPLALFAYLQLAGTELGGAGLYLYGSLAALLGLYLPNLIVSAKADRRREAVTNGFPDCLDLMLVCVEAGLGLEASMDRVGREMVHSHPLIAGIMLEVTLQLRAGARREDALRRMGEKSGVTEIKSFATLLIQSDKLGTSVADTLRVYSAEMREKRRMRAEERAHRLPVLISIPLVVNMLPTMIGVLMMPGIIRVIRELLPAMGGN, encoded by the coding sequence ATGCTGAACTTTCTTGTCACCAACCAACTGGCCAGACTGTCGCTTCTCGCACTCGTTTTTGCCTTGGTCATTTTCGCCGTCATCAGCGTCGGCCGGATTTCGGCGCGGCGAATCGAGACCCGCCAGAACATCCAGCAGATTGCTGGCGGCGGCATCAAGCGGCGAGACACGCTCCAGGACAAGCGCTCCAGCGCATGGGCCGACCTGGCTGACAGGCTGGAACGAGCGGGGCTCAATCTTTCCGATACGCAGGGGGATGTCCTTCGCGACAAGCTGTTGGCTGCTGGCTATACGTCCCCAGCAGCGCCGAAGATTTTCACGCTTGCGCGACTGGTGCTTATCTTTGCACTGCCGCTCGCCTTGTTCGCCTATCTACAACTGGCTGGCACGGAACTGGGCGGTGCCGGCCTATACCTCTACGGCTCGTTGGCAGCCCTGCTTGGATTGTATCTCCCCAACCTGATCGTCTCCGCCAAGGCGGACCGTCGGCGCGAGGCGGTCACCAATGGCTTCCCCGACTGCCTCGACCTGATGCTCGTCTGCGTTGAAGCCGGACTCGGTCTCGAAGCCTCGATGGATCGCGTGGGCCGCGAAATGGTGCACTCGCATCCGTTGATTGCGGGCATCATGCTGGAGGTGACCTTGCAGTTGCGCGCCGGCGCCCGGCGCGAGGACGCCTTGCGCCGCATGGGCGAAAAGAGCGGCGTCACGGAGATCAAGAGCTTCGCGACCCTCCTCATTCAGTCGGACAAGCTCGGCACCAGTGTGGCGGATACGCTGAGGGTCTACTCCGCGGAGATGAGAGAGAAGCGGAGGATGCGGGCCGAGGAGCGGGCGCATCGCCTGCCCGTCCTCATCTCGATCCCGCTCGTCGTAAACATGCTGCCGACGATGATCGGCGTGCTGATGATGCCCGGAATTATCAGGGTCATTCGCGAACTGTTGCCTGCAATGGGAGGAAATTGA
- a CDS encoding type II secretion system F family protein, with amino-acid sequence MLSGDLTRLLILLAVFASIFLASQLFLRAAVEGRAHIGAVNKRLKLIATGHKREEILGALRKHDPMANPLNFGILGPLYSAFQRNLLMAAVPFGFAQILLGMAAFFALVMLVVTVLALSSGYTLTLGVIQLIIAVALATAVGLPVLAVSYLAQRRRKTMQEQFPVALDIFVRALRSGHPVSSAIELLTQEMNDPIGTEFGLIADEISYGADLNEALDDMAERWDLDDLRMFSVSLSVQNETGGNLAEILDSLSKVIRERASLYLKVRALSSEGRMTGWLLTGLPVLTFVILFSMNPQFYLEVAGDPIFMIGFPAMILWFFVGVFWIKNLVNLKV; translated from the coding sequence ATGCTCTCGGGCGACCTTACCCGCTTGCTTATCCTGCTGGCGGTATTCGCGTCGATCTTCCTCGCGTCGCAGCTGTTCCTGAGGGCGGCGGTCGAAGGGCGCGCGCATATCGGCGCGGTGAATAAGCGGCTCAAGCTGATCGCCACCGGGCACAAGCGCGAAGAGATCCTTGGAGCGTTGCGCAAGCACGATCCGATGGCAAATCCGCTTAACTTCGGCATCCTCGGCCCGCTCTACAGCGCGTTCCAGCGAAACCTGCTGATGGCTGCCGTACCGTTTGGATTTGCGCAAATCCTGCTCGGAATGGCGGCTTTTTTCGCCTTGGTAATGTTGGTCGTTACCGTTCTCGCGCTGTCGTCAGGCTATACCCTCACACTGGGGGTGATCCAGCTTATCATCGCCGTGGCGCTAGCCACCGCGGTCGGCCTGCCGGTGCTGGCGGTAAGCTACCTCGCGCAGCGGCGGCGCAAGACCATGCAGGAACAGTTCCCGGTGGCGCTGGACATTTTCGTCCGTGCGCTGCGTTCGGGGCATCCGGTTTCCTCTGCAATCGAGTTGCTCACCCAGGAAATGAACGATCCGATCGGAACAGAGTTCGGCCTTATTGCCGATGAAATTTCCTATGGTGCAGATCTGAACGAGGCACTGGATGACATGGCAGAACGCTGGGATCTCGATGACCTGCGTATGTTCAGCGTTTCCCTGTCGGTTCAGAACGAGACCGGTGGCAACCTGGCCGAAATCCTCGACAGCCTGTCCAAGGTCATCCGGGAGCGGGCCAGCCTGTACCTGAAGGTCCGCGCGCTCAGTTCCGAAGGGCGTATGACGGGCTGGCTCCTCACAGGGCTGCCGGTGCTTACCTTCGTGATCCTGTTTTCGATGAACCCCCAATTCTACCTGGAGGTAGCGGGCGACCCCATCTTCATGATCGGCTTCCCGGCGATGATCCTCTGGTTCTTCGTCGGGGTTTTCTGGATCAAGAACCTCGTGAACCTGAAGGTGTGA
- a CDS encoding AAA family ATPase has protein sequence MEELGKNTMGHGEYIADRMKGAELQLSAPLSVIASPEHIEALRSSSGSGWLSDANYIPLGAGEPIPDQELGQSGIVLFEVDPAIPASMDRIRHLHRIRPGMPQIVAMRDVDLKLVRTLVREGVADVVEIPFSAEEILQTVVAVLETHREAVGSEVRLAPLIAVTRAVGGSGATTIASHLAAGLAAGKAHAKVCIFDLDIQFGRMAEVLGLTPRRTLSDLLDAGGRIDSALLHTVAQSHHDGLDLIAAPAEIVPIEAVRAEDLARVIDLARKEYDFVVLDLPASLTNWSLSVLAGASSIVMVVEQSLASLRQARRRLDLFRNLGLDHRRVSIVVNRTEKKLFSSINMGDVEEALGRPVLAGVSADPATLCAAQDRGILADAVRRKSPFVSDMEKLSDLIAATVAEDVR, from the coding sequence ATGGAAGAGCTTGGAAAGAACACTATGGGCCACGGCGAATACATTGCTGATCGAATGAAAGGGGCCGAGTTGCAACTATCCGCACCGCTTTCGGTTATCGCTTCGCCTGAGCATATCGAGGCGCTCCGATCCTCCAGCGGATCGGGCTGGCTGTCCGATGCCAACTACATTCCCCTTGGCGCTGGTGAGCCTATTCCCGACCAGGAACTTGGCCAGTCCGGGATTGTCCTGTTCGAAGTCGATCCCGCGATTCCTGCCAGCATGGACCGTATCCGGCATTTGCATCGGATCAGGCCGGGAATGCCGCAAATCGTTGCGATGCGCGATGTCGACCTGAAACTGGTTCGCACGCTTGTCCGCGAAGGGGTTGCGGACGTCGTCGAAATCCCATTCTCCGCGGAGGAGATCCTCCAGACGGTCGTGGCGGTGCTTGAGACCCACCGCGAGGCGGTTGGCTCCGAGGTACGGCTCGCTCCGCTGATTGCCGTAACCCGAGCGGTTGGCGGCTCCGGAGCGACGACGATCGCGAGCCACCTTGCTGCCGGACTTGCCGCAGGCAAGGCGCATGCGAAGGTCTGCATCTTCGATCTCGATATCCAGTTCGGCCGGATGGCCGAGGTGCTGGGCCTCACCCCGCGGAGGACGCTGAGTGACCTGCTCGACGCGGGCGGCCGTATCGACAGCGCCCTGCTGCATACCGTCGCGCAGAGCCACCATGACGGCCTCGACCTGATTGCGGCGCCTGCCGAGATCGTCCCGATCGAAGCGGTGCGGGCCGAAGACTTGGCGCGGGTCATCGACCTCGCGCGCAAGGAGTATGACTTTGTCGTGCTCGATCTTCCCGCGAGCCTGACCAACTGGTCGCTCTCGGTTCTGGCAGGCGCCAGCAGCATCGTGATGGTAGTCGAGCAGAGCCTCGCCAGCTTGCGGCAGGCGCGGAGGCGGCTCGATCTCTTCCGCAACCTTGGCCTCGACCACCGTCGTGTGTCGATCGTCGTGAATCGGACCGAGAAGAAGCTCTTCAGCTCGATCAACATGGGCGATGTCGAGGAAGCGCTCGGGCGTCCGGTGCTGGCTGGCGTGTCAGCAGATCCGGCTACCCTGTGCGCAGCCCAGGACCGGGGAATATTGGCGGACGCGGTCCGCCGGAAGAGCCCATTTGTGTCCGATATGGAAAAGCTGTCCGATCTCATCGCCGCGACAGTCGCGGAGGATGTCCGATGA